The Chrysemys picta bellii isolate R12L10 chromosome 5, ASM1138683v2, whole genome shotgun sequence genome includes a window with the following:
- the LOC103306511 gene encoding alveolar macrophage chemotactic factor-like, with product MDNKITFSLLLLTLTGVCQESLLGGELRCHCLQTVSGLISPKHLVHVEIIPKGPQCGTVEVIATLKTSQQICLDPEAKWVKMIINRILRSSSGRLRK from the exons ATGGACAACAAGATCACATTCTCCCTCCTGCTGCTTACTCTCACAGGCGTCTGTCAAG AGTCACTTCTGGGTGGAGAGTTGCGGTGTCACTGTCTCCAGACTGTCTCGGGCTTGATATCACCAAAGCACTTGGTACATGTGGAAATCATCCCCAAAGGCCCACAGTGCGGCACCGTGGAAGTCAT TGCGACACTGAAGACGAGCCAGCAAATCTGTTTGGATCCCGAGGCCAAATGGGTGAAGATGATCATTAACAGGATTTTACGCAG CTCATCCGGCAGACTGCGCAAATAG